The DNA window AGGCTTCCGCCGCGGCCACACCAAGCTGAATTTAGCACCACCAAGCTGCTCGCTTTTGCCGACAAAAGCTTGGCCGCCGTGCCAATACAAAATACGCCGTACGATCGACAAACCCAATCCGTACCCGCCTGATGTTCGTGTTCGGCTGTCGTCCAAACGGGCAAAGGCCGTAAAGATCTTTTCCCAGTCAGACTCCGGAATACCCTGCCCATCATCCTCAACGTCTATACGACAATTCTCTTCGTCCAGATGACACGACACCAGAACCCTCCCTTCAGCGTATCGGGCTGCGTTGCCTACCAAGTTTTGTACCGCGCGATGAATATACCGAGGCTCAACGTCAGACTGGGACCAGCGACCGCCTCCGTCTTCAATACGACACTCAATATCGACACCCTCACGAATAGTACGTTGCTCGGTAACAACCTGCTCCACAATTACGGTCACCGAATCATCACGCAAAGTAAATACCGGCCCGCCCTGCTCCAATCGAGCGTAGGTGAGTATTTCATCAATCAATTCATCAAGCTCTTGAATGTCGCCATCAATCCCCGTCATCTGTTTTTGCAGCGCTTCCGGCGAACTGGCAGACTCAATCATCTGAACACCAAAACGAATTCGAGCCACCGGCGTTCTAAGCTCGTGTGACACGGCATGAATCATTTCTCTTTGCACCTGAACCAGACGCTGGATATGCTCGGCCATGCCGTTAAACGCCGAGCCTAGCCGCGACACCAGTGTGCCGTCTCGTGACTCCACCCGGGCACCCATCTCACCGCGGGCAATGCGGAGCGCCACCGATTCAACTTTTCGCAGGTGCCTATCCACGAAACGGAGCACCAAGAACAGTCCCAGCGCCAACACACCACCCACCAACAGGAATAGCAAGGCAACGATCGGCCACCCCCACGGGTTGAATGCATCAGGCATATTAACCGCAACCAAATCACCTTCTGACAGGCGGACCACGCCCGCCAAGCCACCATCATCCCGGCGCAAAAGGGCCAAACCAGACGAACTCAACCGATCAAGTACTGCCTGCGCCGGTAAATCCGCTTGATTCTGCAACGGGTTAATTTTAACGCCAAGTGCTTGCGCCAGATAATCCGAGGCTTCCGCCCGAGCCTCTAACGGTGCTGCGTCCAAGTGCCAGCGCACGATCAGCGCTGTCGCACGAGCGAGGTCCCGATAGGGCTGCTCCAGATTCAGACTGATCAAACCACCCGACTCTGAAGCTACGTAGAACACGAAGCCTTCACCGGAGGGCTCCGCCGCCACCTGACCATAGCTTAAGCGCTCACTGACAACCGGGGGCAATTGAAAGGTTCGACGATCGCCTGCTTTCATGCCGAATAAGGCGGGCATCCAGTGGTACTGTTCTGAAGGGGCAGGGACAGCCGCCAGCCATTTCATCAGAGGCTGCAACGAACGCTCATGCCAAGCCTGGCCACGCACATTGTTTAAACCGTTAAACAGGATAACGCACACCAGCGCCACCAGAGCGGCGACAGCAACAACCTGTACGTAGGCTTTGAGGAGGAATTTCAGCGACATGGGCGCAACCCGGTGATTGGCGCGATGCTCAACCCGCATCACACCAAAAGGACGGTCAGGCTTCTTTTACGAAGAGGTATCCCTTGCTCCGAACCGTCTTAATGCGTCTCGGATGAATAGGATCATCGCCAATCTTGGGACGAATGCGAGAAACCCGAACATCGATTGAGCGATCTTGGCCATCGTATTCGATGCCGCGCAGCGCCGTAAAGATCTCTTCTCGGCTAAGAACCCGCCCCGCGTTGCTGGAAAGCAACCACAGCAGATCGAATTCAGCACTGGTCAG is part of the Marinobacter sp. JH2 genome and encodes:
- a CDS encoding ATP-binding protein is translated as MSLKFLLKAYVQVVAVAALVALVCVILFNGLNNVRGQAWHERSLQPLMKWLAAVPAPSEQYHWMPALFGMKAGDRRTFQLPPVVSERLSYGQVAAEPSGEGFVFYVASESGGLISLNLEQPYRDLARATALIVRWHLDAAPLEARAEASDYLAQALGVKINPLQNQADLPAQAVLDRLSSSGLALLRRDDGGLAGVVRLSEGDLVAVNMPDAFNPWGWPIVALLFLLVGGVLALGLFLVLRFVDRHLRKVESVALRIARGEMGARVESRDGTLVSRLGSAFNGMAEHIQRLVQVQREMIHAVSHELRTPVARIRFGVQMIESASSPEALQKQMTGIDGDIQELDELIDEILTYARLEQGGPVFTLRDDSVTVIVEQVVTEQRTIREGVDIECRIEDGGGRWSQSDVEPRYIHRAVQNLVGNAARYAEGRVLVSCHLDEENCRIDVEDDGQGIPESDWEKIFTAFARLDDSRTRTSGGYGLGLSIVRRILYWHGGQAFVGKSEQLGGAKFSLVWPRRKPESPLL